The Micromonospora sp. WMMD961 genome has a segment encoding these proteins:
- a CDS encoding YifB family Mg chelatase-like AAA ATPase: MSYAKVLCVGLVGVTGHLVEVEADLAAGLPAVVISGLPDTALHEARDRVRAAVVNSGQRWPNRRITLNLLPATLPKFGSAFDLAIAAALLGGSGELPLLPLEGVVVLGELGLDGTVRPVRGVLPMVAAAARAGVERVIVPVGNAAEAAVIPGVRVRAVDHLHRLVAFVRDGTPLIEPPEAEPTPVVGGPDLAEVAGQQLGRRALEVAAAGGHHVALLGPPGAGKTMLAERLPSILPELDDDAALEVTALHSVAGLLPPGGRLLRRPPFQAPHHTATVPSLVGGGSGLARPGAVSLAHRGVLFLDEAPEFSKGALEALRQPLEHGRIQLSRSGGGTVYPARTQLVLAANPCPCAKPAGDSHCECTALVRRRYLGRLSGPLLDRIDVQVRLMPVRAAELMAPHGDVEPSATVAARVAAARQAAATRWADLGRRLNAEVDGPYLRRPPWRLPARVTAELRGRLDSGSLSARGFDRVIRMAWTITDLDGRDRPDQDDVREAIQLRTGEAM; the protein is encoded by the coding sequence ATGAGCTACGCGAAGGTGCTCTGTGTGGGTCTGGTCGGGGTGACCGGCCACCTGGTCGAGGTGGAGGCCGACCTGGCCGCCGGTCTGCCGGCAGTGGTGATCTCCGGCCTGCCGGACACCGCCTTGCACGAAGCCCGCGACCGCGTCCGCGCCGCCGTGGTCAACTCCGGCCAACGCTGGCCCAACCGGCGGATCACCCTCAACCTGCTGCCCGCCACGCTGCCGAAGTTCGGCTCGGCCTTCGACCTCGCCATCGCCGCAGCTCTGCTGGGCGGCTCGGGTGAGCTGCCGCTGCTCCCGCTGGAGGGTGTGGTGGTCCTCGGCGAGTTGGGGCTCGACGGGACGGTCCGGCCGGTGCGCGGCGTGCTCCCGATGGTCGCGGCCGCGGCCCGGGCCGGCGTCGAGCGGGTGATCGTCCCGGTCGGCAACGCCGCCGAGGCCGCGGTCATCCCAGGGGTACGGGTGCGAGCGGTGGACCACCTGCACCGGCTGGTCGCCTTCGTCCGCGACGGCACCCCGCTGATCGAGCCGCCGGAGGCCGAACCGACGCCAGTCGTCGGTGGACCGGATCTCGCCGAGGTCGCCGGGCAGCAGCTGGGTCGGCGCGCGTTGGAGGTGGCCGCCGCCGGTGGGCACCACGTGGCCCTGCTCGGCCCTCCGGGTGCCGGCAAGACGATGCTCGCCGAACGACTGCCGTCGATCCTGCCCGAGCTGGACGACGACGCGGCGCTGGAGGTGACCGCACTGCACTCGGTCGCTGGGCTGCTGCCGCCGGGCGGCCGGTTGCTGCGACGCCCGCCGTTCCAGGCGCCGCACCACACCGCGACCGTGCCCTCGCTGGTCGGCGGTGGCTCTGGGCTGGCCCGGCCCGGCGCGGTGTCGCTGGCCCACCGTGGGGTCTTGTTTTTGGACGAAGCTCCCGAGTTCAGCAAGGGCGCGTTGGAGGCGCTGCGCCAACCCCTGGAGCACGGTCGTATCCAGCTGAGCCGGAGCGGGGGCGGCACTGTCTACCCGGCCCGGACCCAGTTGGTCTTGGCCGCCAACCCTTGCCCTTGCGCGAAACCGGCCGGCGACTCACATTGCGAGTGCACCGCGTTGGTCCGTCGCCGATACCTCGGCCGGCTCTCCGGGCCACTGCTCGACCGGATCGACGTGCAGGTGCGGCTGATGCCGGTGCGGGCGGCGGAGTTGATGGCACCCCACGGTGATGTTGAACCCTCGGCGACGGTCGCCGCGCGGGTGGCGGCGGCCCGACAGGCGGCGGCGACCCGCTGGGCCGACCTCGGTCGGAGGCTCAACGCCGAGGTGGACGGCCCGTATCTACGTCGACCGCCGTGGCGGCTGCCCGCCCGGGTCACCGCCGAACTGCGCGGCCGACTCGACTCCGGCTCACTGTCGGCACGCGGCTTCGATCGAGTGATCCGGATGGCCTGGACCATCACCGACCTGGACGGCCGAGACCGGCCAGATCAGGACGATGTGCGGGAAGCGATCCAACTCAGGACGGGAGAAGCGATGTGA
- a CDS encoding YraN family protein — protein MTKRNQAVGAYGERCAVRHLTEAGLRPVAQNWRCPAGEIDIIAWDGPVLAFCEVKTRRSDDFGTPAEAVVPAKARRLRGLAARWLTETGTTAEEVRFDVLSVRLPESGPAQVDHLKGAF, from the coding sequence ATGACGAAGCGGAACCAGGCAGTCGGCGCGTACGGGGAGCGGTGCGCCGTTCGGCACCTGACCGAGGCAGGGCTGCGCCCTGTCGCCCAGAACTGGCGCTGCCCGGCCGGAGAGATCGACATCATCGCCTGGGACGGGCCGGTGCTTGCCTTCTGCGAGGTGAAGACCCGCCGGAGCGACGACTTCGGCACGCCGGCCGAGGCGGTCGTGCCGGCCAAGGCCCGCCGGCTGCGAGGGCTCGCCGCGCGCTGGCTGACCGAGACCGGCACGACCGCCGAGGAGGTGCGGTTCGACGTGCTGTCGGTGCGGCTGCCGGAGTCCGGCCCGGCACAGGTCGACCACCTCAAGGGCGCGTTCTGA
- the rpsB gene encoding 30S ribosomal protein S2, which produces MAVVTMRQLLESGVHFGHQTRRWNPKMKRFIMTERNGIYIIDLRQTLDYIEKAYEFVRGTVAEGGSILFVGTKKQAQEAIAEQATRVGQPYVNHRWLGGMLTNFQTVYKRLQRMKELEGLGDLSGTAAGYTKKETLQLSREKIKLTRTLGGLRDMQKLPAAVWIVDTKKEHIAVDEARKLGIPVIAVLDTNCDPDEVDFPIPGNDDAIRSAELLTKVVAAAVADGLIARSGRRRGNDEKPEGVASDEPLTEWERELLEPKKADESAAPAEQPAAAAAEQPATPEQPAQAATEQPAAATAE; this is translated from the coding sequence ATGGCCGTCGTGACCATGCGCCAGCTGCTGGAGAGCGGTGTCCACTTCGGGCACCAGACCCGGCGCTGGAACCCCAAGATGAAGCGCTTCATCATGACCGAGCGCAACGGCATCTACATCATCGACCTGCGCCAGACCCTCGACTACATCGAGAAGGCGTACGAGTTCGTGCGTGGGACCGTCGCCGAGGGCGGCAGCATCCTGTTCGTCGGCACCAAGAAGCAGGCTCAGGAAGCGATCGCCGAGCAGGCGACCCGGGTCGGCCAGCCGTACGTCAACCACCGCTGGCTCGGTGGCATGCTGACCAACTTCCAGACCGTTTACAAGCGGCTCCAGCGGATGAAGGAGCTGGAGGGCCTGGGTGACCTCAGCGGCACCGCCGCCGGTTACACCAAGAAGGAGACCCTGCAGCTCTCCCGCGAGAAGATCAAGCTGACCCGCACCCTCGGTGGTCTGCGGGACATGCAGAAGCTTCCCGCCGCGGTCTGGATCGTCGACACCAAGAAGGAGCACATCGCCGTCGACGAGGCCCGCAAGCTGGGCATCCCGGTGATCGCGGTGCTGGACACCAACTGCGACCCGGACGAGGTCGACTTCCCGATCCCGGGTAACGACGACGCGATCCGTTCGGCCGAGCTGCTGACCAAGGTCGTCGCCGCCGCCGTCGCGGATGGTCTGATCGCGCGTTCCGGCCGTCGCCGGGGCAACGACGAGAAGCCCGAGGGTGTGGCGAGCGACGAGCCGCTGACCGAGTGGGAGCGCGAGCTGCTCGAGCCGAAGAAGGCCGACGAGTCGGCCGCCCCGGCCGAGCAGCCCGCCGCTGCCGCCGCCGAGCAGCCCGCCACCCCGGAGCAGCCGGCGCAGGCCGCCACCGAGCAGCCGGCGGCCGCTACCGCGGAGTGA
- the tsf gene encoding translation elongation factor Ts: MSQITAADVKKLRDLTGAGMMDSKKALTEAEGDFDKAVEILRVKGAKDVGKRAGRTAANGLVAHSGKALLELNCETDFVAKTESFIALAQQLVEHGERSGVNTAEELLASELDGKVVADLIQEQSAKIGEKLVLNRFAKVEGTTAVYLHRKAQDLPPAVGVLVSYTGKSDEAGDADARGVAMQIAAMRPKYLTRDEVPAEIVESERRIAEQTAREENKPEAALPKIVEGRVNSFFKDYVLIEQSSVADNKKSVKQVLAEAGIEVTRFVRFEVGQA, from the coding sequence ATGTCCCAAATCACCGCCGCGGACGTCAAGAAGCTCCGCGACCTCACCGGCGCCGGCATGATGGACAGCAAGAAGGCGCTGACCGAGGCCGAGGGCGACTTCGACAAGGCCGTCGAGATCCTGCGCGTCAAGGGCGCCAAGGACGTCGGCAAGCGGGCTGGTCGTACGGCCGCCAACGGCCTGGTCGCCCACTCCGGCAAGGCCCTGTTGGAGCTCAACTGCGAGACCGACTTCGTCGCCAAGACCGAGTCGTTCATCGCGCTGGCCCAGCAGCTGGTCGAGCACGGTGAGCGCTCCGGCGTGAACACCGCCGAGGAGCTGCTCGCCAGCGAGCTCGACGGCAAGGTCGTCGCCGACCTGATCCAGGAACAGTCCGCCAAGATCGGCGAAAAGTTGGTCCTCAACCGGTTCGCCAAGGTCGAGGGCACCACCGCCGTCTACCTGCACCGCAAGGCCCAGGACCTGCCGCCGGCCGTTGGCGTGCTGGTGTCGTACACCGGTAAGAGCGACGAGGCCGGCGACGCCGACGCCCGTGGTGTGGCCATGCAGATCGCCGCGATGCGACCGAAGTACCTCACCCGGGACGAGGTTCCGGCCGAGATCGTCGAGTCCGAGCGGCGCATCGCCGAGCAGACCGCCCGCGAGGAGAACAAGCCCGAGGCGGCCCTGCCGAAGATCGTCGAGGGTCGGGTGAACTCGTTCTTCAAGGACTACGTCCTGATCGAGCAGTCGTCCGTCGCCGACAACAAGAAGTCGGTGAAGCAGGTGCTGGCCGAGGCCGGCATCGAGGTCACCCGCTTCGTGCGGTTCGAGGTCGGCCAGGCCTGA